A region of the [Chlorobium] sp. 445 genome:
GTGCAATTGCAGCTATACTGGTCCAAACAATTCAAGCGTTGGGTCACTGGTGCTTATGCAAATCAACTTTGTTGAGGTTTATTGCGCGGCACAACCGTTGCCATCAAGTCGGCTTCGCAAACGAGTTCGCCGCGTACAAATGCCTTAGACGAAAACTGGCATACATTGCGCCGACGATTTCTGACAACGGATTCAATGATGAGCGTATCGCCGGGCACAACAGGTTTACGAAAACGCGCATTATCAATGCCCATAAAATAGACATCTTTTTGCGCAAACGATTCATTACCATTAAGCAAGAGAATTCCACCTGACTGTGCCATGGCTTCCAGAATCAAGACACCTGGCATGATAGGATTACCGGGGAAGTGACCCTGAAAGAACGGTTCATTCATCGTGACGTTTTTCACTGCCACAATTTTTTCATCGAGCTTAAACTCTATGATTTTGTCAATTAGCAGGAAGGGATAGCGGTGTGGCAAGATGTTCTGAATAGCTGCCGCATCAAAGACGACACCTGATTTTCGCTCATGTTGATATTTGCGCGTGAGTTTATTTTTCTCAATTAGCTTGCGCAGTTTCTTGACAAACTCCACATTTGCCGCATGCCCAGGGCGCGCTGCAAGAATCTGTGCTTTGATGGGCATGCCAATGAGCGCAAGATCGCCCAGTAAATCAAGCAACTTATGGCGTGCAGGCTCATTCGGATAGCGCAGTTTACGATTATTCAGAATGCCATTCTCACCCAGTTCAAGATGATAGCCATTTTTGCCCTGTGAAATTTTTTGGACAAGTTCATCAAGTTCGCTTTGCGACATTTGTCTATCGACAATCACGATAGCATTGTCAATATCGCCGCCTTTGATTAAGCCTTGATGTGCCAGCTCAGCGACTTCGCTAAGAAAGCAGAATGTACGCGCCCCTGAAAATTCGCTTGCAAATTCTTTCTGCATATCAAAGATGCCAGTGTGCTGCGAGCCTAAGGCGGGATTCTTGTAGTCAATCATAATCGTGGCGCGAAAGTCATCGAGCGGCAGAGCAACAATATGCACGCCACGTGCTTCATCGACATATTCAACGGTTTCATCCACAATCAGAAAGTTCTTCGGAGCAGATTGTTGCTCAAAGCCAGCAGAAAGCAGCGCATCGACAAAGGGCTTACTGCTGCCGTCGACCACAGGTGGCTCAGGACCTGTAAGTTCAATACGGCAGTTATCGATTTGCAGACCATAGAGCGCAGCAAGCACATGCTCTGTCGTATGCACCTTTGCATCGCCAACGCCTATTGTTGTCCCCCTACGAATATCGACAACATGGTCAATATCGGCTGGAATTTCAGGTGAATCCGGTAAGTCGGTCCGAACAAAGCGGTACCCATAATCTTCAGGCGCAGGCTTGAATGTGAGCATACAATCCTGTCCTGTATGCAACCCTCGTCCCCAAATGGAGACTTCTTTTTTTATCGTGCGCTGATAAGCAAGCATGGTTTGAAGCAGTTGAATTGCGTCAAATCTCAAAGATAAATAAAAGAGCATGCTGTGAAAAATTGCGATGTTGTCTGGCTGCATGCTACATTTGGTCGTCAAGCGCTTGAAGCGCATCTTGCTCTACAGCGTAAAAGGCGCTCAACAATATTGGCAAGTGTGTCAGAAATATAAAATCATTATCTTTGCAAGCTAATTCAGCAAAGACTGTGAAAACGGATACGCTAACATCACACACAAAAGACTCAGCTAAGCTGCCAGTACTATACGCACACTATACCGATGGTCAGCTTGCACTTGAGGCACTGCGACATCATCTCGGTGAAACGACAGGCTTAGAAGTCTTGGAGGCAGGCTGTGGCTCGGCTTCGCATTTGAAGCTCTCACACTGCAGAGTAACAGGCATTGATATTTCACCTTATCAATTAGAACGCAATAGCCAACTTGCTGAACGCATCTGCGCTGATTTGCACACTTTTGAGAATGAGCAATGGAATCACGCCTTCGACTTAATTGTCTGCTGGGATGTGATTGAGCACTTGGAACGACCAAAAATTGTGCTTGAAAAATTCTTCAAATGGGTAAAGCCAACGGGGAAAGTCATACTTGCCTATCCAAACCCGCAAATTTGGAAAGGTGTTGTAACGAAATACTCGCCCTACTTTGTGCATCAACTGTTTTATCGAGTGGCATCAGGGACCCCATTCAGTGCCAGCAAGCGCGACCAAGGACCGTTTCGCACCGTCTTTGCGGACGACATCAAATTGAGACCTTTGCTGCAACTTGCTGAACGCCACGGTTTCAAACCAGAGTTCTTCGTCAGTTATGAATCGTATCAAAATAAGTTTGTAAAGCGGTGGCTACCACATGCAGTGGTCGATGGGCTCAATCGATTTTTTCTTGGTGAACTCAAATCCACGCTGGATGTTTCTGCAACAGATTTTATCATCATTTTTTCAGCAGACACGCTCAAGTAAAAATCGTGCTTGAAAGCATAAAGAGAGCATCAAGTCAACTAGTAACATTCCGTCGGAGAAAACGGTCAGAAGTAACAATAGAATGAATGCACAAGTAGTTGTTATTGGCGCAGGGTTAGCAGGGCTATGTGCGGCCTACCAATTGAAAAAGCAAGGCATCTCCACGCTTGTCTTTGAAGCATCAAAAAGCATAGGTGGAAAAATTCAAACGCGGCAAGTCCAAGGTTTTACCTTTGATGTTGGACCAAACACGGTGCTTGAGTCGAACGAGGCCGTCGGACGTCTCCTTACTGATCTGGGGCTTAAAGAGCGCATGCTCTGGGCAAATGCTGCAGCAAACACACGCTACATTCTGAAGGAAGGTAAACTTGTACCTCTGAAAGCCTCACCTGCCCTGATTTTTACACCACTGCTCTCGCTCTCGGCAAAATTGCGTCTACTCAAAGAACCCTTCATTGCCCCAAGCCCCACACGCGAAACAGCTGCTGAGTTTATTGCACGACGATTTGGTCCAGAAGTGTTAGACTATCTCATTGATCCCTTTCTTGCAGGCACGTTCGGCGCAAGACCAGAGCATTTAGCCGCTGATGCTGCTTTCAAAACCTTGACAGTGTGGGAAAAAAAATACGGTAGCGTAATCAAAGGGGCATGGCAAGCAAGAAAGGCAAAAGCGCAAGCGTCGAAAAAAAATTCTCGCAAGATGTTTTCTTTTGCAGGCGGATTTTATGATGTTGTCAAACGCCTTGCTGAGGAGATTGACACTGGACTATGGTGCGAGGTGCACGTGCAAAGCATCACTCGCGAGAGTGATGGTCTGAAAATTTCGCTCACACAAGGTGGCGTCAGCAAGAAGATAGAAGCAAAAAAATCATTGTAGCAACACCGGCGCCACAGGCAGCTCAGCTCCTCGAAAGCCTTGCGACAGAGCTTGCTGCTGTCCTGAAGATGATTCCATATTCACCCATAGCCCAAGTGTTTTTAGGCTACGACACGCATCGCATCAAATTG
Encoded here:
- a CDS encoding UDP-3-O-[3-hydroxymyristoyl] N-acetylglucosamine deacetylase (catalyzes the zinc dependent deacetylation of UDP-(3-O-acyl)-N-acetylglucosamine to UDP-3-O-(3-hydroxytetradecanoyl)-glucosamine in the second step of lipid A biosynthesis and catalyzes the dehydration of beta-hydroxyacyl-ACP to trans-2-acyl-ACP in fatty acid biosynthesis); the encoded protein is MLAYQRTIKKEVSIWGRGLHTGQDCMLTFKPAPEDYGYRFVRTDLPDSPEIPADIDHVVDIRRGTTIGVGDAKVHTTEHVLAALYGLQIDNCRIELTGPEPPVVDGSSKPFVDALLSAGFEQQSAPKNFLIVDETVEYVDEARGVHIVALPLDDFRATIMIDYKNPALGSQHTGIFDMQKEFASEFSGARTFCFLSEVAELAHQGLIKGGDIDNAIVIVDRQMSQSELDELVQKISQGKNGYHLELGENGILNNRKLRYPNEPARHKLLDLLGDLALIGMPIKAQILAARPGHAANVEFVKKLRKLIEKNKLTRKYQHERKSGVVFDAAAIQNILPHRYPFLLIDKIIEFKLDEKIVAVKNVTMNEPFFQGHFPGNPIMPGVLILEAMAQSGGILLLNGNESFAQKDVYFMGIDNARFRKPVVPGDTLIIESVVRNRRRNVCQFSSKAFVRGELVCEADLMATVVPRNKPQQS
- the hemG gene encoding protoporphyrinogen oxidase, producing MNAQVVVIGAGLAGLCAAYQLKKQGISTLVFEASKSIGGKIQTRQVQGFTFDVGPNTVLESNEAVGRLLTDLGLKERMLWANAAANTRYILKEGKLVPLKASPALIFTPLLSLSAKLRLLKEPFIAPSPTRETAAEFIARRFGPEVLDYLIDPFLAGTFGARPEHLAADAAFKTLTVWEKKYGSVIKGAWQARKAKAQASKKNSRKMFSFAGGFYDVVKRLAEEIDTGLWCEVHVQSITRESDGLKISLTQGGVSKKIEAKKSL